A stretch of DNA from Leptospira licerasiae serovar Varillal str. VAR 010:
GCAAAGAATTTTGAAGTCTATTTAATATTTCCGGATATACATTCAACAAATCCCCGTAAGTTTTAGGAAATGCCCAGTCCTTTTGAAAAGGATACTTCTCGCATTTAACCCATATACCGATTTTTTCTTCAGAGTTCTGGTTCAGAATCTCCTTAGACCAGTGATATAACATCACTTCATCACTATTAGTATCTAAAAACCTACATGGAAATATGAAATCTCTTCCTGCGTGAGGCTTTGTTTTTACATATTCAAAATAACCGAAATGTCTTGCTTCTTTGTTCCATTTTAGAAATGACTCTGTAGTTTCCTGAAATAAAATATAGAGTTCGTTCCTTGCACGCCCTGAGAGCCCAGGGATACTTGGCAGTTCAAAGTATTCTCCAGGGTTTTGTAGTTTTTTCTGAAACGCACATTCAAGATAGGCCCTAAGACGAACAATATGACGATGCAAAACAACGCCTTCAAAATTCGAGGAGAACAAATCAGTTCTATTTTTTGCCTTATTAAAATAATCTGCTAAGCAAACTTTTCCAGATCGGCTATTATACTCTTTATTAACAGATGAATTATCTAATTGGTGTGGGAACGTGAGATTCAATCCATTATCAATAGCAGGATATACTTCAATTACTCCTCGAGGATAAGGATTATCGATTACAAAAATCCAATTACTCAAAGAATATTTTTTATATTGAACAGGTATATCAGGAAGATCGACTCTTATGCTTAATTCTATTCTGACTTTCTGCTTTTCTAATTCATCGATTGAGTGAACTTTAACCCAATCAAAAATATCAAGCAATTCAATATCTTTTTTAAGCCGAAGTAACATCTTGGTTTCCTAAGCAAACCTCTCTGGCTCAGGCTCTGATGGTCTTTTGGAATGAAAAAATTTCTGTTCCTTCCTTTTCTTCTCTTTATTAGAGCAATACTCCTCTATCAAGCTTTTGTCTTTACTAAAGCTCATTTTTCCATCTGGCGATATATCTACAACAAGGCAAAATTCTTCTTCTCCTAAATTGAAAATATTTTCTTCTACTACGTACTTCTTATACTGCTCCAATGCTTCTTCATGTGGATGCCCATGCTTGCTTTCCTTAGGAGCACTTATGACTAAATATTCTGGCCTTATTGAATCCATATGTTCAAGATAAACATCAAGGTCTACGTCACCGTTTTCCCAAAAAAAGTCTTTCGATCCATGATGCGAAGCGCTAAGAATTTCGCTTTTCAAAATGCCATTATGATATTCCACAATATGGTTTTTCCAAGCAATACAGTTCGAATCACCGGTAATAAGGATGGATTTTTCCGGATTTCCGTACGTAAATTTTATTACTCCGCAATATTCATGGATACGAGCATAATGCGTTTCTGCATTTTCATCTTCAATGTCATCTTTTACATATTCTGCGGGAGCTAAAACTTGATATGAGATACTTCCAAGTTCCCTAATGACATCTTTTTCATCTTTCGAATTTCTTACTTTGTTTTTTGAATTTGTACCTTTTAGAAGAAAAACCTTGTCAGTACCCAATTGATTGATTACATCTTTCATTTCCTCAAAAGAAGACTTATGATCTCCCTTAGGTGTGTGGCCTGAATGCCATAATTCACTGATACCAAATCTTTCTTGAATTTCTTTGACCTTAGCGTTGTGGTCTTTATGAGGATGAGTGTTGATATAATAATCTAAGGATTCACCACCTAATAAATCCTCTAACATTTCAATCAGATCGACTCCGTCGACTGATGTATCTATGTTTGAATCTATGAGTGCATACTTATGTGCCCCATCTTTATTAGGAATTGCGAGCAAAGTGCTCTCCCCTTGCCCCACGTTTAAAAAGATAATTCGAAACGTATCCGACTTTTCTGGCTTAATTACTTCAACTGCTACATTCTTCATGCTCCAATTCTAGCTCCATTTAATTACTGAACTTTAGACAAAATATATCAGTCTAACTGATATATTTCACTAGTTTTTTTTCATAGATATTCTAAAAAATTACTTGAAATTCCGAATTATGTCTCATTCTTAACTCGATGGAACCTTCATGGATTGTAAGTTTAAATCAATCTATTGGTCGAAATGTCCGAAATTATAGAAAGGACCGGAAGATTTCTGTAGAAAATATAGCAAAAATGGTATCCCTATCTAAATCCTCAATCGTCCAGATTGAAAGAGGGCAACAAGCTACGCCGGTTCATAAGCTATATTTGATTGCAGAGGCATTAAATTGTAGTATATTTGATTTACTACCCTCTATGGAGGATTTTAAGCGTTCTAAAAATAGCAATGTAGATTCTCAGTCTTTGAAAAGAATAAAAGACGATGAATTGAAGAGAATTCTCAAAACAATTTCAAAAGGAAAAACTAGTGCGCGGAAGAAAAAATCCTGAGCGAATCGCGGAATTATTTTTAGAAGAGAATAATATAACCAAGTATCCAGTTAATATAAAAAAATTAATTAAGAAAGCTGGACTCCAATTAGTTGAAATGGAATTACCTGGAGATGTTTCAGGCATTCTTGAAGTGAATGGGAAAGAATATACAGTTTTTGTTCATGAAAAACATCATGAACATAGACAGCGTTTTACAATGGCGCATGAATTAGGGCATTTCTTAATTCATCAACCGAAAGCAACTCACATCGATCGTAAATCTTTCTTCAGAAGTCCATCTTCTTCAGAAGCGCTGAATTATGAAGAAATAGAGGCGAATCGATTTGCAGCTTCGCTATTAATGCCGAAGGAATGGGTGATTAAAGAAATTAATCACTTTGCCTCTCTACATGGTGGAGACCTAATTGATAATGATCAAGATTTAATAGAGTACCTCGCTGACGAATTCGACGTGAGTTACGCAGCAATGGCCTTTCGAATTCAAAACATCGGAATCTTTAAAGGATTCTTTAGTTAATAATGCTATTATTTAAACTTCGCATGACGTTGGAATTACTTTCGTTGCGCTTCAGCATATTAACTTTCAACTTCCGAGAAGAGGAAGTTTTCAGAAGTAATAATATTAATATATTATAATTAAATGGCTACCATCCGAGACACAGCCAATCTCATCTTCTTTATTGCACAATATTCATATTAAATTTTTTCTTTTTTCTTATTTGAATTCTTAGTTTTATGCCCCCCTTTTAAGGTCAAATCTATGCCAATCACAAGAACAGCTTCGATGCTTTTTTTGCTTTCCTCAATAAATCCTTTAGCTAAGGTGTTTAGCTCATCAACAACTTGCACAAATCCAATTTTTTCACCAGTAGATGGACTATCCCAATTCCTTGTGGATCTATTAAACAAAATATAAATACCATACTTTGAATTTTTATCGAGAAGATACTTCCCAATAAGTTGATCCCTTAAGCCCTTGATTAAGTCTAAAAAGGATAAATTTTCAACAACTTTCAACTCCAAGGTAATCGACCCTGATATTCGATTATTAATTAATCTTAAATCCGTCCTATTACCGTCTGAAAATTGTATTTCTTGTTCGACTCTATAGTTACCGCGAGATAGGTCTTCAAGCCTATTTTTCAAATGATTTCGAATATCTGCTTCAAGTACAGAGATAAGTAATTTTGCTTCACTACTTTCTCCAAGTTCCAAAGCACTCTTTATCTCAAAAACATGATCCATTGATAGCTCATGCAAATCACCTAAACTTTCAGGCTTCCGAACATTTCCTTTTTCAAATTCCAGAATGTCATCAAGCTTCTGAAAGTATCTCTCAGAATCATTTTCCGCTCTCTCTCGCGCCATTCTAAGGAAATTTGGTCTCAATTCAATCACAGGATGAATTTCGGATAACTCTATTAGCTTGTTATATGTTTCTTCACCTGGAATGTCACATAGATAAGATAAAATAAACCCTCTACTCATTTGCTCTTCATCGCGAATATCAACTTGGTGCGGAACTCCTTCTAGTCGAATATTATCCTCCTCATATTTAATAAACTCATACGAAAGCTTGTATAATGAATAAACATTTTCAGAACTCAACCTTCCAATATCGAAAGTAGCTCGGGTTCGATTACAAAGAGAACGGATAAAATTCCCTACTATTTCCTTCTGATTTACAACAACTTGGGACCTCACATAATTCTCGAACCTATTAATTCCGCTTTCCGGATCAACTGTTACTAGTAAACAAAACCAAAATATTCTTAAGTCAAGACGATCAGTAACCAATCTCCTTTCCGCTATGTTAATTAATATTGTTCGATCATAGTCGCTCAGCTTAATTAGACATCGCGTAGCATCAGTCAAAAGTCTAATATTCTCAATCGGGATTTCGTATAATAATTTAAGAATTTTGTTCTTTATGGATTGTTTCAATTCATCAAAGGAACTGGAAATAGCATGCAGCAAGAAATCAAAAATTGAATCTTGCTCTTCCGCAGGAAGCTTCATTTCATACTCGATTTCCCTAAGAAGTAATACTTCAACCTCCTTTGAATAATTTAAATAAAGGCTCTCAAACCAGTTCGGGAAATGGTATTCTAAAAACGCATATCGACAGAGTAGTTCAACTTCCGCAACATTCAAGTTTTTGAAAAAAACGTTAGAATGAAAAACTTCAAATCCTATTCCAATTAAAGCATATTTCCTTAAATAATGATTATCCGATTTTATTCTTTCAGATCTGAAGGAAGGCTTTAATAATCTCCAGAGCTGCATTGAAATTCTTGCATAATTTTCTACAAATTCATCTCCAAAATTTTCCTTAAGAATTTCAACATTCTCCGATTGAAAATCAAATTTGGGGTCGACCTCATATTGGAGCTTACCTAATGCAATTTCTATTGCTTGCAGATCGAGGTCTCCAACTTTCGAATTTTGAAAAATCATTTCGATACTCTTTTTGACTTCCGCCTGTCTTTGAAGATTTCTTTTTTCTGAATTTATATTTATTTGCGATCTTTTTCCCCAAGCGCGTTCTGACCTTCTATAATTACGTTGCTCTTTTACTATCTTAATTAATTCTTCCTTTAATTCTATATTGTCCTTAACATTATCTTTTAAAATTTGATTGTTCTTTTTATTTTTATACTTTAGGTACAAGAGATAAGAGATTCTTAAAGCTAGCTTCCTTTTCTTAATATCCACCTGCTCTTGAAATGATCTAATAGCTAAATCAAACGATATTTTCCCAATTTCCCATAACGAATGGTGAATGAAATAAATGTTGGATATGGTAGGTTCAGGAAAATCTTTTTTCCCTTCCCGTTCATTCTTCACAAAAAATAGATCACAATCTTGCCAAATTAAATCCAATGCCAATCGTTCATTTAAGAGAATGAGTTCTTTAAGCTCCCCTCTGTTTTCAAAACCCGAGTGATCATCCGTCCATAAAGAACAAAATAAAATTAATTTGATTAATTCCTTGTTATTATCGTTTAAATTTCTTTTCTTAATAATATAAGCGCATAGTAATCTTGTCGGCTCTCGAAACCAGCTAAATTCTGAAGAATTTTGGACTTCAATGGCGATATTTACAGATTCTTTATATACAATGGAATTAATACCACTGACCAAATTAATTAAGCCTATTTGATTTAACTTAGTAAAATATTTAACAAATACATCTCGAAAACGAGCATTTTCTTTAAACGTTAATGATCTAACATTCGAAAGAAATTCAAGCATTAATTCAACTTTTAGAGAGGCGGACGAAAAACAATCAATACACTCTAAAATTAAAGATATTTTATATTTATCCTTTTTTAAAAGACTTCCCAATACATTTTCTTGGAAAGCAATATCTGGTAATGTAGAAATGTATCGTATACAAACAATTCTTGAATATTCATCAAAATTATCATTATTAACTATTTCTAAAGCTATTTCGGCACATTCCGTATATTCACCTTGCCATATCAAACGAAGTAAGAATTCCCGAATTTCTTTATTTTCTAAATAATCAACCAGAAGCTCTTTTACTTCGTTGCCTATATTAGAATTTGTCGCGAAGCGACGAATTGAAAAAATATCAAATCCAAACCGACCAAAAGGTTTATTACTATACTTCCGACAGAATTCTCTTAAAATTAATATTTTAGTATTTGGATTATATTCGGAAGGACTCCCTTCAGTTAAGAGCACTTCTGGGGCAATTTGCAAAACTTTGTCGAAAATCTCCGGTTTTTCTTGTGCAATCCAAGCACAGATCGCTTTTAATCCCGGTGCAATAAATTCTTCAGAGTATTTTTTCTTAAAAAGTATTTCTTCAATTTTATATTTTGAACTTCTTGCTTCATATAATCTAAGGAACCATTTGGCTGCCAAATATTCTCGAGGTATTCTGTGATAAAAGGCAACTGTCCCGTAGATGGCAGGACTAAATATCGGACGAGCTAATAATCGGTTTAATTTATCTTTTTCCCAATCTGGAAAAAGCTTTTGTATATTTAAGCCTGAAATTGAACTTTCACACTCTGGCAATTTAATTTTCGGAATTCCTGTCAAGGTAACCCCACCCGCCAATTTTTGAACACCTTCCTTAAGCTCATTTAATGATAAATTATCATGATAGGTTTCATTTGATTCTCCTAAGCGAAGTTCAATATTATTTTCTAGTAAAGCAACATACCCTCCGATCTTATGATTTTTCATCCAATATTGAGCAAGCTCTTCAAGGTCAATTGGTCTCTTTAAAAATAAATTTGCTCCTTTTAGATCTACTTCGTGTAAAAATTGATCAATTTTATTCACACCAATAAATTGTAAAAATTCTCGAATCATTCGATCGTCCAGATCCATTAGATTCACAATCAACAATTCTAATGGAATACTTTCATCTAGTCCGGTCTTAAATTGGCTTAGTGCATTGATATGACTGGAATAAACTTTCCTAAAATCCTCTTTGGTTCTCCATTCACTTACTCGACTAGTAATATAAATATTTGACTGGTTTATTTTTGAACCTAATATTTGATAAAATTTTCTCAAAGCGATATCGAAATTGGTTCTGCTAATCAACTTTGCTTCGTCAACTGAATCTAGAAAAATCCAGCCTTGAGTTTCAGAATTTTTCCATTCTTGAAATTCTCGAATAGAACCAACCACAAACGAATAATCAAAATTCGACGGTATGCTTTCGATCTTAATGCAAAATGAATATTTACCTTGCTCTTTTAATTCTTGAGCTTTATTAATCAATTCTACTGTCTTTCCAGTTCCAGCTTCTGACAATATAACGACAAGTTTATTACTAAGCAAATTTTCCCAAGATAATATAACCGAATTAAATCCTATATGATAATCTTCATAATAACTACCGAAGCTTTCATCTTTCTCAATTAAACAGAACTCTCTATTTAGATTTATATAATTAATAGGACTCAAACTTTACGTCTCCGCACGACTATCATCAGATAACAGGTATTCAAATATTAGCCAAACAATTACTTTACTTTCTATGCCCGAAGATTCCTCTTCTTCTGTTTTCCAGAAGCTAAATTAATCGTATTAAACTATTAATTTCGAAATCGAACTCCATTCCTAATTTCACCTTAAACACTTCCAATACAAGATTTGCGCGTAGAGTTACAAGAGCATTCAAACTATTTTCATAATACTCTATAAGGACTCCGGATAATCTAGGGACAACTGGTTCCTTAATTTTATAAAAAACTTTTGGAATTAACCAAAGACCACAACCTGAACATCCTCTTGGAAATTTCCCAGTAACAATTCCAATGGCTGGGTCAATAACCTGCTCTCTATCATATTCGACTAACAAGTGCGAATTCCTATGGATTCCTAACTTATCATATAAGCTCTTATCTTTATGCTCAGGGTTCGTAAAAATAAAAGGTTTACTTTTAATTTCTCGAGTTCTCTTATCGATTTTAGTATTCGAATTCGGATACCCATAAAGAAAATAGGTTTGAGGCTTTTCAATAGCCGGATTAAAGTCAATATTATCAATCTTCATAAATTCATAGATTTCATAAATTTTCTTTAAGACTTCTGAATCAATCTCAATTATTCCAAGATCGATTCGTGACTCTCCAATATCTTTTGATCCAGCGGTTTTAAAAATTCGCCAATTGCCGTCAAGAGGTAGATTCACATCATCTTTATAATAAAAGAAAAGATTTTCATTATACCATTCTAAAGTATGAGCCGTTGTGATTACGAAATACCGATCATTATGTGAAAACAATAATGATGTTGATGCCAAGTCTACATAACCCTTGTCATTCATGTAAAACAAAGGCATTGTAAATTTATTTATTTCAAAGACTCCTTGCTTCGTAATATCAGCAACGTATTGTCGCATACTTAAGAGCTCGTTACTATTAGACATTTTTTGTAGCTTATCCAAAATTTTCCTTTTCTAAAATACCTGGGTACCTTTTGTCAGATTAGTCCGTTTTGGATTGGTTAAAAAATAATGTCAATCAGATCTAACGTTATAAGAATTGAAGAATATCAAAATCGTAGAAGCAAAGGACCACGTGACTCGGAACCAGAAACCGGTATAATGCTCGGAAAGGGACTGACGGATCAGACAATGGTTGAATTGACTCGGAAGTTTTCAACTCCTGTAACTGAAAGAGATTTTCGTAACCGCGCCCTATTCTCCCTAATGAGCAAAACAGGGCTTAGAGCTAAAGAAATTGTTTCTCTTCGCTTCTCCCAATTGTTTCAATCTCCTTCCAGTGAAATGCTAATCACTTATATTAAGAAAGGTGGACGAAGAGGCTTTTCAGTTATAGCAGAGGAAACATTACTTTTTCTTAAAGAATATCATTCTTGGTTTAAGGAGAAGCATGACTATTTTATTCTTTCTCTTTCCGGGAGGAACCAATCTGCCCGCTCTAACCTAAGCACACGAGGGCTTCAGCTGATTGTCAATTCTTGGGGAGTAACTACTTGTAGTGGTCGGCTCGTACATCCCCATTCGCTTCGCCATACATTAGGGGCCAAGCTTCTTGAAACCGCCGGATCAATCGCTGCTCAAAAGGTTTTAGGTCATTCGACACCAGTTACCACTTCTAAGTATTACACAAAACCCTACTTTGATGCTTCTAAGTTTCTTACCTGGGAATAAAGAAAGAATGACCTTACTTGAAAAGATAGAAACCAACTCCGTTCAAGAATTGATCGAATCTGGAGAAATTGTAAGCCTCATGATTCCTCCTTATAGATATCGAGTCGAAGAATTCTATAATTGTCAGGTATACGTTTCCAAAACTGTTTGGTCCGAGTTAAATACGGTATATAGCAAATCACGAGACAAAAAATCTCCTACTCGAATAGTTTATAACCTAATGGCTGGTAGCACAGGCCGAGTAATCGACGAAGTAGAAGAGAAGATAGAAATATTCTTAGTTTATTTCAAAGGCCTATTACCCTCTCTAAATAGATACAGAGCGTTTAGGAAAATTTCATTACCGAAAGATTCGGAGGATCAATACTTACTGATTCTCAGCATAAACGAAGACTAACTTCTTTTTTATTATAATTTAAGTTTTTTCCTTTCGGTATTTTACTGTTTTCGAATATTATTTCGGTGACTGAAATAAGAAATCAAAAACACCAATGGCTCCAAATAAATGAAGAAGGCTTAAAGATCTTCAATGAGATTCTCCGCTCCTTAATTGCCTTCCATGAAATGATCTATGGAAACACTAAAGCCTCAGACGAAACCTGGATATTTAAAAAGAGACTTGTTGAATCTACCAATCCCTTAGTTGCAATAAAGAAATTTGGAGACTATGAATACTTAGTCTTCGCCAAGATTCAAGATAAGTACAACTCCTGGATCCACATTGATGGAATACAAATGGAAAGAATAGAATTAGAAAAGATTGGGACACAAAAGCATGATGTTTTCAATATTCTCAATATGACTGACATCTACACGAATCATTGTGAGCCGTATGCTGGGGAAATACCAGAAGACGTCTAAAAACTACTCAGACAAACGTAAGCGGATAGAAGGATTGATGTATTAATTACTCTACAGGAGGAGTAGACAACTAGTATTTTTATTATAATATCTAACCAACTTCTACTCCACCCTGCGTTTTAGATAGACTGGAAATTCCAATCGAATGAATGCAATCAGTTGGTTTCGATACCAAGAATCATGAAACCTTTGATTACTTGGTAAAACTGATACTTTTCAGACACTAATTTTGGTGACTAAATAAGTCCATATTAAGGGTTCCGGACAGCCACATGGATTATAGTCATTGGTAATTTCAATTAATTCAATTTATATCCTTCAGCTAACCAAGGGTACAATCTCATCAAATCATCTGCAGCTCTATCACGTAGAATATCTAAAGCTTTCTCATTCTTTGAAATGCGTTTATATCCATTATAAAAATTTGACATTTCACTCAAAATAAATTTGCGAACGATATTTACTATTGAATCAGAATCATTCTGAATTTTGTTGAATTCTATTTCACCATAAACTCTTTTATATTTAGAAACCGCATTGGATATAATCTCCTCTTTAGGTAACCTATCAATCACTATTGGAAACCGTTCAGCAAATTCCCTCGGGTAAATTTCCTTATTATTAAGTTCAAGGGAAAGTTTTTCCGTTTCGATCTCCAGTAAACTTCTACGTTTATGATAGCTACTTAGCTTTCTTCTCGTTCTCATTCTAATTTTACTTTAGCAGAACTGACTAGTTCCGCCATTTCTCCTTATTGTTAGTTTCAAATTCCTTCGAAATCATTTCGAAAAAATCTTAGAAATCATTTTGATTTCATAATTATATTGTATGGGCAGGTTTCTCTTTCTCAAAATCAAAATGGGAAAAAAGTTTAACTTTTCAGATTTTTTTTTCAAAAGTCGGACTTGATTAGTAAATTATAAATGAGTGATGTGAATTATCGCATTATGCTTTTTGATTATTGGAAATTTGTAATTAGAACTTTTTTTCTGA
This window harbors:
- a CDS encoding ComEC/Rec2 family competence protein, with product MKNVAVEVIKPEKSDTFRIIFLNVGQGESTLLAIPNKDGAHKYALIDSNIDTSVDGVDLIEMLEDLLGGESLDYYINTHPHKDHNAKVKEIQERFGISELWHSGHTPKGDHKSSFEEMKDVINQLGTDKVFLLKGTNSKNKVRNSKDEKDVIRELGSISYQVLAPAEYVKDDIEDENAETHYARIHEYCGVIKFTYGNPEKSILITGDSNCIAWKNHIVEYHNGILKSEILSASHHGSKDFFWENGDVDLDVYLEHMDSIRPEYLVISAPKESKHGHPHEEALEQYKKYVVEENIFNLGEEEFCLVVDISPDGKMSFSKDKSLIEEYCSNKEKKRKEQKFFHSKRPSEPEPERFA
- a CDS encoding helix-turn-helix domain-containing protein, producing MEPSWIVSLNQSIGRNVRNYRKDRKISVENIAKMVSLSKSSIVQIERGQQATPVHKLYLIAEALNCSIFDLLPSMEDFKRSKNSNVDSQSLKRIKDDELKRILKTISKGKTSARKKKS
- a CDS encoding ImmA/IrrE family metallo-endopeptidase codes for the protein MRGRKNPERIAELFLEENNITKYPVNIKKLIKKAGLQLVEMELPGDVSGILEVNGKEYTVFVHEKHHEHRQRFTMAHELGHFLIHQPKATHIDRKSFFRSPSSSEALNYEEIEANRFAASLLMPKEWVIKEINHFASLHGGDLIDNDQDLIEYLADEFDVSYAAMAFRIQNIGIFKGFFS
- a CDS encoding tyrosine-type recombinase/integrase produces the protein MSIRSNVIRIEEYQNRRSKGPRDSEPETGIMLGKGLTDQTMVELTRKFSTPVTERDFRNRALFSLMSKTGLRAKEIVSLRFSQLFQSPSSEMLITYIKKGGRRGFSVIAEETLLFLKEYHSWFKEKHDYFILSLSGRNQSARSNLSTRGLQLIVNSWGVTTCSGRLVHPHSLRHTLGAKLLETAGSIAAQKVLGHSTPVTTSKYYTKPYFDASKFLTWE
- a CDS encoding LIC_13246 family protein produces the protein MTEIRNQKHQWLQINEEGLKIFNEILRSLIAFHEMIYGNTKASDETWIFKKRLVESTNPLVAIKKFGDYEYLVFAKIQDKYNSWIHIDGIQMERIELEKIGTQKHDVFNILNMTDIYTNHCEPYAGEIPEDV